A single Ziziphus jujuba cultivar Dongzao chromosome 11, ASM3175591v1 DNA region contains:
- the LOC107433342 gene encoding probable protein phosphatase 2C 13 isoform X1 has product MIVSQNMVAEAEIICQQSVPVIDMKYDLCVAAQERNLQIDVPSSPSSSPSIREVRISDSVSAEISPFESVVSCSDADNIMESSSVKFVPKVRSGSYTDIGPRDSMDDEHIMIDDLSAHLGSLFKFSMPGAFYAVFDGHGGPDAAAYIKRNAMRLFFEDADLPQTTDIDSVFLKELERSHRKAFLLADLALADEHSVSSLCGTTALTALLLGRHLMVANAGDCRAVLCRKGVAVELSQDHTPAYFPERKRVEELGGCIVGGYLKGYRNNDLSVTRALGDWDLKLPLGSSSPLISEPDVQQVMLTEDDEFLIIGCDGIWDVMESQYAVSLVRRGLRRHDDPQQCARELVMEALRLNTSDNLTAIVICFSSPSRVFESRSRLPRWRPCSLSEEARSRLKSLLEGN; this is encoded by the exons ATGATCGTGAGCCAGAACATGGTAGCGGAGGCGGAGATCATATGCCAGCAGAGCGTACCTGTGATAGACATGAAGTACGATCTCTGCGTAGCTGCGCAGGAACGCAACCTTCAGATCGACGTCCCCTCCTCGCCTTCCTCCTCTCCAAGCATTCGCGAGGTTCGGATTTCCGATTCGGTATCCGCCGAAATCTCGCCATTCGAGTCG GTGGTTAGTTGCTCAGATGCAGATAACATTATGGAATCTTCTTCTGTAAAGTTTGTTCCTAAAGTTCGATCAGGCAGCTATACTGATATTGGACCAAGAGATTCTATGGATGATGAACACATAATGATTGATGATCTATCAGCTCACTTGGGGTCTCTCTTCAAGTTTTCAATGCCAGGTGCTTTCTATGCAGTATTTGATGGTCATGGAGGTCCTGACGCAGCTGCTTATATCAAGAGGAATGCAATGagattattttttgaagatgcTGATTTGCCGCAAACTACAGATATTGATTCTGTTTTCTTAAAAGAGTTAGAGCGTTCTCATCGCAAAGCATTTTTACTGGCTGACCTTGCCTTGGCTGATGAACATAGTGTTAGCAGTTTGTGTGGAACAACAGCACTTACTGCCCTATTACTTGGAAGGCACTTAATGGTTGCAAATGCTGGTGACTGTCGAGCTGTTCTCTGTCGGAAAGGAGTAGCAGTAGAGTTGTCTCAAGATCATACACCTGCTTACTTTCCAGAACGCAAGCGAGTGGAGGAGTTGGGTGGTTGCATTGTTGGTGGGTATCTTAAAGGGTATCGTAATAATGATCTTTCAGTCACTCGAGCTCTTGGTGATTGGGACTTGAAACTACCACTTGGTTCCTCTTCACCGTTAATTTCGGAGCCAGATGTTCAACAAGTTATGTTAACAGAAGATGATGAATTCTTGATAATTGGTTGTGATGGGATCTGGGACGTTATGGAAAGCCAATATGCAGTAAGTCTCGTCCGTCGTGGTTTAAGGAGGCACGATGACCCACAACAGTGTGCTAGGGAACTTGTCATGGAAGCATTACGTCTAAATACGTCCGACAACCTCACTGCAATTGTTATCTGCTTCTCCTCCCCATCTCGAGTTTTTGAATCACGGTCTCGGTTGCCAAGGTGGAGGCCGTGCAGTCTTTCTGAGGAGGCCAGAAGTAGGTTGAAAAGCTTGCTAGAAGGCAATTGA
- the LOC107404678 gene encoding hydroxyproline O-galactosyltransferase GALT3, whose amino-acid sequence MKKWSGGVMILALAMILIFRYSLVGRQPQKQSAYSFFHYHPENDALTKDDSEFIMPSEIRVKTVPKPKPKLKPSTKPSKKPHLVNVQGLDQLYNSHNMSQQDSKALLVWAYMRPLLSRSDALPETAQGVKEASVAWKDLVSIIEEEKASDFSSSNGPENKNCPSSVNTLDKSVLGDGAILQFPCGLIEDSSISMLGIPDGPSGSFLIELIGSTLSGDSEPPIILHYNVSLPGNNMTEEPFIVQSTWTKELGWGKEERCPAHRSANSLKVDGLVLCNEQVVRSTSEENLNTSRPSNDMLTNVSKGSDHGTVSFPFVEGTPFTATLWVGLEGFHVTVNGRHETSFAYREKLEPWSVGKVKVSGGLNLLSALAKDLPVSEDHDLVVDVELLKAPSIPKKRLVMLVGVFSSGNNFERRMALRRSWMQYEPVRSGDVAVRFFIGLHKNKQVNYELWREAQAYGDIQLMPFVDYYSLISLKTIAICIMGTKVLPAKFIMKTDDDAFVRIDEVLSSLKEKSTNGLLYGLISFESSPQRDKDSKWYISNKEWPHASYPPWAHGPGYIISRDIAKFIVQGHQERDLQLFKLEDVAMGIWIEELRNSGQEVHYTNDERFFNAGCQSNYILAHYQSPRLVLCLWEKLLKEKRPNCCE is encoded by the exons ATGAAGAAGTGGTCTGGGGGCGTGATGATATTGGCTTTAGCTATGATCTTGATTTTCCGTTACAGTCTTGTTGGAAGACAGCCACAGAAGCAGTCAGCATATAGTTTCTTCCATTACCATCCAGAAAATGATGCGCTTACAAAGGACGACAGCGAGTTCATCATGCCTTCCGAGATCAGAGTGAAGACGgtaccaaaaccaaaaccaaaactaaAACCGTCGACAAAACCATCAAAGAAGCCCCACCTTGTTAATGTCCAAGGACTTGATCAGCTGTATAATTCACACAACATGTCACAACAAGATTCGAAGGCATTGCTTGTATGGGCATATATGCGTCCCCTACTGTCCCGGTCAGATGCTTTGCCTGAAACAGCTCAAGGGGTCAAAGAGGCTTCAGTAGCATGGAAAGATTTAGTGTCTATAattgaggaagaaaaagcctCAGATTTTAGCAGTAGTAATGGGCCAGAGAATAAAAATTGTCCTTCCTCTGTAAATACGCTTGATAAGTCGGTCTTAGGTGATGGAGCGATTCTTCAGTTCCCTTGTGGCCTTATTGAGGATTCTTCCATTTCAATGCTTGGCATTCCTGATGGGCCCTCTGGGAGCTTTCTAATTGAGCTTATAGGTTCAACACTTTCAGGGGACTCCGAGCCTCCTATTATCTTGCATTATAATGTCAGTCTACCTGGGAATAACATGACTGAGGAGCCATTTATAGTTCAAAGTACATGGACTAAGGAACTTGGGTGGGGCAAGGAAGAAAGATGTCCTGCTCACAGATCTGCCAACAGCCTGAAAG TTGATGGACTTGTTCTTTGCAATGAACAAGTTGTTAGAAGCACTTCCGAAGAAAATCTAAATACAAGTCGTCCTAGTAATGACATGTTAACCAATGTTTCTAAGGGAAGTGACCATGGAACTGTTAGTTTCCCCTTTGTTGAAGGCACTCCTTTCACTGCCACATTATGGGTTGGTTTAGAGGGATTCCATGTGACTGTAAATGGAAGACACGAAACATCTTTTGCATATAGGGAG AAACTTGAACCATGGTCAGTTGGTAAGGTCAAAGTGTCTGGTGGTTTGAATCTCTTATCTGCCTTGGCTAAAGACTTGCCTGTTTCTGAAGATCATGATTTAGTTGTTGATGTTGAGCTCCTCAAAGCTCCATCTATCCCAAAGAAAAGACTGGTAATGCTGGTTGGGGTTTTTTCTAGTGGAAATAATTTTGAGCGTCGAATGGCTCTAAGGAGATCTTGGATGCAGTATGAGCCTGTACGTTCTGGAGATGTAGCTGTCCGGTTTTTTATTGGCCTT CACAAGAACAAGCAGGTTAACTATGAGCTTTGGAGGGAAGCTCAAGCATATGGTGATATTCAACTGATGCCATTTGTTGATTATTACAGCCTGATCAGTTTGAAAACGATTGCTATTTGCATTATGGGG ACAAAGGTCCTCCCTGCAAAATTCATCATGAAAACTGATGATGATGCTTTTGTTAGGATTGATGAAGTTCTCTCCAGCCTTAAAGAAAAGTCGACTAATGGTCTCTTGTATGGTCTTATATCCTTTGAATCATCACCCCAGAGGGATAAAGACAGCAAATGGTATATCAGTAATAAG GAATGGCCTCATGCTTCATACCCTCCATGGGCCCATGGTCCAGGTTATATCATCTCGAGGGACATTGCCAAATTTATTGTCCAGGGGCACCAGGAAAGAGATCTACAG CTTTTTAAACTAGAAGATGTAGCCATGGGTATATGGATCGAAGAGCTCAGAAACAGCGGTCAAGAAGTGCACTACACTAACGATGAGAGGTTTTTCAATGCTGGTTGCCAATCGAATTATATTCTTGCTCATTACCAAAGCCCAAGACTGGTGTTATGCCTTTGGGAGAAGCTGCTGAAAGAGAAGAGGCCCAACTGTTGCGAGTAA
- the LOC107433342 gene encoding probable protein phosphatase 2C 49 isoform X2, producing MESSSVKFVPKVRSGSYTDIGPRDSMDDEHIMIDDLSAHLGSLFKFSMPGAFYAVFDGHGGPDAAAYIKRNAMRLFFEDADLPQTTDIDSVFLKELERSHRKAFLLADLALADEHSVSSLCGTTALTALLLGRHLMVANAGDCRAVLCRKGVAVELSQDHTPAYFPERKRVEELGGCIVGGYLKGYRNNDLSVTRALGDWDLKLPLGSSSPLISEPDVQQVMLTEDDEFLIIGCDGIWDVMESQYAVSLVRRGLRRHDDPQQCARELVMEALRLNTSDNLTAIVICFSSPSRVFESRSRLPRWRPCSLSEEARSRLKSLLEGN from the coding sequence ATGGAATCTTCTTCTGTAAAGTTTGTTCCTAAAGTTCGATCAGGCAGCTATACTGATATTGGACCAAGAGATTCTATGGATGATGAACACATAATGATTGATGATCTATCAGCTCACTTGGGGTCTCTCTTCAAGTTTTCAATGCCAGGTGCTTTCTATGCAGTATTTGATGGTCATGGAGGTCCTGACGCAGCTGCTTATATCAAGAGGAATGCAATGagattattttttgaagatgcTGATTTGCCGCAAACTACAGATATTGATTCTGTTTTCTTAAAAGAGTTAGAGCGTTCTCATCGCAAAGCATTTTTACTGGCTGACCTTGCCTTGGCTGATGAACATAGTGTTAGCAGTTTGTGTGGAACAACAGCACTTACTGCCCTATTACTTGGAAGGCACTTAATGGTTGCAAATGCTGGTGACTGTCGAGCTGTTCTCTGTCGGAAAGGAGTAGCAGTAGAGTTGTCTCAAGATCATACACCTGCTTACTTTCCAGAACGCAAGCGAGTGGAGGAGTTGGGTGGTTGCATTGTTGGTGGGTATCTTAAAGGGTATCGTAATAATGATCTTTCAGTCACTCGAGCTCTTGGTGATTGGGACTTGAAACTACCACTTGGTTCCTCTTCACCGTTAATTTCGGAGCCAGATGTTCAACAAGTTATGTTAACAGAAGATGATGAATTCTTGATAATTGGTTGTGATGGGATCTGGGACGTTATGGAAAGCCAATATGCAGTAAGTCTCGTCCGTCGTGGTTTAAGGAGGCACGATGACCCACAACAGTGTGCTAGGGAACTTGTCATGGAAGCATTACGTCTAAATACGTCCGACAACCTCACTGCAATTGTTATCTGCTTCTCCTCCCCATCTCGAGTTTTTGAATCACGGTCTCGGTTGCCAAGGTGGAGGCCGTGCAGTCTTTCTGAGGAGGCCAGAAGTAGGTTGAAAAGCTTGCTAGAAGGCAATTGA